From Sporolactobacillus pectinivorans:
TTGAAAAGGGGTGAGGTTGATGAATAAACTGACACCAGGTAGTAATATGCGCTGGGAATCTAGCCGAATGATGCTGCCGGAACATGTGCAAGCGCTCAGGCAACATGACATTGATAGGATGAAGATTGGGCGACCCGATCTGGATGAAGACGAGTTACAGGAAATTCAGAGATCACTACAGACCGTGATTAAGACCCACGAGTTTGTCGAATTATCTTATTACAAAGATGGGTTTATAAAACAAAAAATATGT
This genomic window contains:
- a CDS encoding YolD-like family protein, translated to MNKLTPGSNMRWESSRMMLPEHVQALRQHDIDRMKIGRPDLDEDELQEIQRSLQTVIKTHEFVELSYYKDGFIKQKICTIAKLDPYEKIVQVNDGFGMSYKFTFADVMDIHVVVQDGE